A genomic region of Papaver somniferum cultivar HN1 chromosome 7, ASM357369v1, whole genome shotgun sequence contains the following coding sequences:
- the LOC113295033 gene encoding GDSL esterase/lipase At4g01130-like encodes MDHQIPRLNLGGFRLPIVIWVFCIVGVTMILNFAVVSEAKCDFKAIFNFGDSNSDTGGFWAAFPAQSGPFGMTYFKQPSGRASDGRLIIDFLAQALGLPFLSPYLQSIGSNFIHGANYATLASTVLLPETSLFVTGISPFALSIQLNQMKDFKERVSQQNPSDTLPPYDIFGQLLYTFYIGQNDFTSNLAAIGINGVKQYLPQVVAQIVDAVKEVYALGGRSILVFNLAPIGCYPTFLVQLPYSNSDLDMYGCMISYNNAVIEYNDMLRNALDRTRKSLTDAHVIYVDTHSVYLELFRHPTYYGLRYGIKSCCGFGGGDYNFDPKVYCGNSKVANGSTMTAIACSDPENYASWDGIHATEATNKLITWDILNGTYFDPPFPLDKYCDLHPIG; translated from the exons ATGGATCATCAAATCCCACGGCTGAATTTGGGTGGTTTCCGGCTTCCCATAGTTATATGGGTCTTTTGTATTGTGGGTGTTACAATGATACTCAATTTTGCCGTCGTAAGTGAAGCGAAATGTGACTTCAAAGCGATATTCAATTTTGGTGACTCGAATTCGGATACAGGTGGGTTTTGGGCTGCATTCCCGGCTCAGTCTGGTCCTTTTGGAATGACTTACTTCAAGCAGCCGTCCGGCCGTGCTTCTGATGGAAGACTAATTATCGACTTCTTAG CTCAAGCTTTAGGCTTACCATTTCTAAGTCCATACCTACAATCAATCGGATCAAACTTTATCCATGGGGCAAACTATGCAACATTGGCATCAACAGTTTTGCTTCCCGAGACTTCGCTTTTTGTGACAGGGATCAGCCCATTTGCTTTGTCTATTCAACTCAACCAAATGAAGGATTTTAAAGAAAGAGTTTCTCAACAAAACCCATCAG ATACTCTTCCACCTTACGACATTTTTGGCCAATTGCTTTACACGTTTTATATTGGTCAAAATGACTTCACTTCAAATTTAGCAGCTATTGGAATTAACGGGGTGAAACAATATCTTCCTCAAGTTGTTGCCCAAATTGTTGATGCTGTCAAA GAGGTGTATGCTTTAGGAGGACGTTCAATTCTAGTGTTTAATCTTGCACCAATTGGTTGTTACCCAACATTTCTTGTTCAACTACCTTACAGTAACTCTGATCTAGATATGTATGGCTGCATGATTTCGTATAACAATGCAGTCATCGAATATAATGACATGTTAAGGAATGCTCTTGATCGCACACGAAAATCACTAACCGATGCACATGTCATATATGTAGACACTCACTCTGTTTATCTCGAGCTTTTCAGGCACCCGACGTATTACG GGCTACGATATGGAATAAAATCATGTTGTGGATTCGGTGGCGGAGATTACAATTTTGATCCCAAAGTGTACTGTGGAAATAGTAAAGTCGCTAATGGAAGTACTATGACAGCAATAGCGTGTTCAGATCCAGAAAATTATGCAAGTTGGGATGGTATTCATGCAACTGAAGCTACAAATAAACTCATAACATGGGACATTCTTAATGGAACttattttgatcctccatttccCCTTGATAAATATTGTGATCTTCATCCGATAGGGTAA